From Pandoraea norimbergensis, the proteins below share one genomic window:
- a CDS encoding basic amino acid ABC transporter substrate-binding protein has protein sequence MSMKRRAFALALVVSSGLLLGACGKKEETAAGRSVGPDGSQPVYVVGSDAAYAPFEYETDTRQIAGFDIDVMKAVADKAGIAVRFINTPFEGIFNSLVQGDRDILISAITITDERRKQMDFSTPYFEASQLIAVPASSSVKSFDDLKSLKVGVQTATTGDEVVQKLMGKNNPAVKRFEGTPLAMKELEAGGVDAVVADNGVVVNFIANNPNASLRTVADSNFPKEYYGIAVRKGDAELLAKINKGIEAIKADGTYDTIYQRYFGKK, from the coding sequence ATGTCGATGAAGCGACGTGCATTTGCGCTGGCCCTGGTGGTGTCTTCCGGGCTGTTGTTGGGTGCCTGCGGGAAGAAAGAAGAAACGGCTGCCGGCCGCTCGGTCGGGCCGGATGGTTCCCAGCCTGTCTACGTCGTGGGTTCGGACGCAGCCTATGCGCCGTTCGAATATGAGACCGACACCCGGCAGATCGCCGGCTTCGATATCGATGTGATGAAGGCCGTCGCTGACAAGGCGGGCATTGCGGTGCGGTTCATCAACACGCCGTTCGAGGGCATTTTCAATTCACTGGTGCAGGGCGATCGCGACATCCTGATCTCGGCGATCACGATTACCGATGAGCGCCGCAAGCAAATGGACTTCTCGACGCCTTATTTCGAAGCGTCGCAATTGATTGCCGTGCCGGCCAGCTCCAGCGTGAAGAGCTTTGACGATCTGAAGTCGCTCAAGGTGGGCGTGCAGACGGCCACGACGGGGGATGAAGTCGTGCAGAAGCTGATGGGCAAGAACAACCCGGCGGTCAAACGCTTCGAGGGCACGCCGCTCGCCATGAAGGAACTGGAAGCGGGGGGTGTCGATGCGGTGGTGGCTGATAACGGCGTCGTGGTGAACTTCATCGCGAACAATCCCAATGCCAGCCTGCGCACCGTGGCGGACAGCAACTTCCCGAAGGAGTATTACGGGATTGCCGTGCGCAAGGGCGATGCCGAGTTGCTCGCGAAGATCAACAAAGGGATCGAAGCGATCAAGGCTGACGGCACGTACGACACCATTTATCAGCGCTACTTCGGCAAGAAGTAA
- a CDS encoding enoyl-CoA hydratase, translating into MTTYENILVETRGRVGLITLNRPKALNALNDALMDELGAALTAFDADEAIGCMVITGSEKAFAAGADIGMMSKYTFADVFKGDYITRNWETVRRIRKPVIAAVSGFALGGGCELAMMCDFIIAADNAKFGQPEIKLGVIPGAGGTQRLTRAVSKAKAMDMCLTARFMDAAEAERAGLVSRVVPVATLLDEALGAANTICEYSLPVVMAAKEAVNRAFESTLDEGVQFERRLFHSLFALEDQKEGMAAFVEKRKPVFKHR; encoded by the coding sequence ATGACGACGTACGAGAACATTCTGGTGGAGACGCGTGGCCGCGTCGGTCTGATCACGCTGAACCGCCCGAAGGCCCTCAACGCGCTGAATGATGCGCTGATGGACGAACTGGGCGCCGCGCTGACGGCGTTCGACGCCGACGAGGCGATCGGCTGCATGGTGATCACGGGCAGCGAGAAGGCATTCGCGGCGGGCGCCGACATCGGCATGATGTCGAAGTACACCTTCGCCGATGTCTTCAAGGGCGACTACATCACGCGCAACTGGGAGACGGTGCGTCGTATCCGTAAGCCGGTGATCGCGGCGGTCTCGGGTTTTGCGCTGGGCGGCGGGTGCGAACTGGCCATGATGTGCGACTTCATCATTGCCGCGGACAACGCCAAGTTCGGTCAGCCGGAAATCAAGCTCGGCGTGATCCCGGGCGCAGGCGGCACGCAACGCCTGACGCGCGCGGTGTCGAAGGCGAAGGCGATGGATATGTGCCTGACGGCGCGATTCATGGACGCTGCCGAAGCGGAGCGCGCTGGGTTGGTGTCGCGCGTGGTGCCGGTCGCGACGTTGCTCGATGAAGCGCTGGGCGCGGCCAATACGATTTGCGAATACTCGCTGCCGGTGGTGATGGCAGCCAAGGAAGCCGTGAATCGCGCTTTCGAATCGACGCTGGATGAAGGCGTGCAATTCGAGCGCCGTCTGTTCCATTCTTTGTTTGCGCTTGAAGATCAGAAGGAAGGCATGGCGGCGTTTGTTGAAAAACGTAAGCCGGTTTTCAAGCATCGCTGA
- the paaN gene encoding phenylacetic acid degradation protein PaaN: MTHPLFAKHQETLERALQAIATRGYWSPFTEMPSPRAYGETAAADGEAAFKQYLNAAFPLEQRGSTGSAGQEASPFGFALGTTYPGFEIDTLLARVSEAHKTYRAATPDAWVGVSLEILKRLNARSFEMANAVMHTTGQAFMMAFQAGGPHAQDRGLEAVAYAWDELRRIPADAYWEKPQGKNPPLAMEKRYTVVPRGVALVLGCCTFPTWNGYPGLFASLATGNAVIVKPHPGAILPLAITVKIAREVLAEAGFDPDVVTLAATNPNDGEIVQQLAKRGEVRVIDFTGSTANGDWLETNARQAQVFTEKAGVNQIVIDSADDLKGVARNIGFSLALYSGQMCTAPQNIYIPRDGIQTAEGKVSFDDVVAAIAGSVQKTCSDPAKAVELLGAIQNEGVLARIDEARKVGRVVLDSQTLQHPAFADARVRTPLIVALDVADEAVYTREWFGPIAFVIAVDSAKQAFELAGRIAAEHGALTLSAYTTSAEGEAQALDAAIEGRVALSLNLTGGVFVNQSAAYSDYHGTGGNPAANASLADAAFVANRFRVVQSRHHVPAKSDAGAA, encoded by the coding sequence ATGACCCATCCCCTCTTCGCCAAACACCAAGAGACCCTTGAGCGCGCCCTTCAGGCCATCGCCACGCGTGGATACTGGAGCCCGTTTACCGAGATGCCGAGCCCGCGCGCCTATGGCGAGACGGCCGCCGCCGACGGTGAAGCCGCCTTCAAGCAGTATCTGAACGCCGCCTTCCCGCTCGAACAGCGCGGCAGCACCGGTAGCGCCGGTCAGGAAGCCTCGCCGTTCGGCTTCGCGCTCGGCACGACCTACCCCGGCTTCGAAATCGACACCCTGCTCGCCCGCGTGAGCGAAGCGCACAAGACGTACCGCGCCGCCACCCCGGACGCCTGGGTCGGTGTGTCGCTCGAAATTCTCAAGCGCCTGAATGCGCGCAGCTTCGAAATGGCCAACGCCGTGATGCACACGACCGGCCAGGCCTTCATGATGGCGTTTCAAGCCGGCGGCCCGCACGCGCAAGACCGTGGCCTCGAAGCCGTGGCCTACGCCTGGGACGAACTGCGCCGCATCCCCGCCGACGCCTACTGGGAAAAGCCGCAAGGCAAGAACCCGCCGCTCGCGATGGAAAAGCGCTACACCGTCGTGCCGCGTGGCGTCGCGCTGGTCCTCGGCTGCTGCACGTTCCCGACGTGGAACGGCTACCCCGGCTTGTTTGCCAGCCTCGCCACCGGCAACGCCGTGATCGTCAAGCCGCACCCGGGCGCAATTCTGCCGCTCGCCATTACCGTGAAGATCGCCCGTGAAGTGCTGGCCGAAGCCGGCTTCGATCCGGACGTGGTGACGCTTGCCGCGACCAACCCAAATGACGGCGAAATCGTCCAGCAACTGGCCAAGCGCGGCGAAGTGCGCGTGATCGACTTCACCGGCAGCACGGCCAACGGCGACTGGCTCGAAACCAACGCCCGTCAGGCGCAGGTCTTCACCGAGAAGGCCGGTGTGAACCAGATCGTGATCGACTCGGCCGACGACCTCAAGGGCGTGGCACGCAACATCGGCTTCTCGCTCGCCCTGTACTCGGGCCAGATGTGCACGGCACCGCAGAACATCTACATCCCGCGCGACGGCATCCAGACGGCGGAAGGCAAGGTGTCGTTCGACGACGTCGTCGCCGCCATTGCCGGCAGCGTGCAAAAGACATGCAGCGACCCCGCCAAGGCCGTCGAACTGCTCGGCGCCATTCAGAACGAAGGCGTGCTCGCCCGTATCGACGAAGCCCGCAAGGTCGGCCGCGTCGTGCTCGACAGCCAGACGCTGCAACACCCGGCCTTCGCCGATGCCCGCGTGCGCACGCCGCTGATCGTGGCGCTCGATGTGGCCGACGAAGCCGTCTACACCCGTGAATGGTTCGGCCCGATCGCCTTCGTGATCGCCGTGGACAGCGCCAAGCAAGCCTTCGAACTGGCCGGCCGTATTGCCGCCGAACATGGCGCACTGACGCTGTCGGCTTACACGACGTCCGCCGAAGGGGAAGCTCAGGCACTCGACGCCGCCATCGAAGGCCGCGTGGCTCTGTCGTTGAATCTGACCGGCGGTGTGTTCGTGAACCAGTCGGCGGCGTACTCGGACTACCACGGCACGGGCGGCAACCCGGCCGCCAACGCCAGCCTCGCCGACGCGGCCTTCGTCGCCAATCGCTTCCGTGTCGTGCAGAGCCGCCACCACGTGCCGGCCAAGTCCGACGCGGGCGCAGCTTAA
- the pcaF gene encoding 3-oxoadipyl-CoA thiolase, with protein sequence MTEAFICDAIRTPIGRYGGALKDVRADNLGAIPLKALMARNPNVDWRAIDDVIYGCANQAGEDNRNVARMAALLAELPIDVPGATLNRLCGSGMDAIGSAARAIKAGEAGLMIAGGVESMTRAPFVMGKADSAFARQAAIFDTTIGWRFINPLMKAQYGVDSMPETAENVADDFKISRADQDLFALRSQEKAARAQADGTLAQEITPVSIAQKKGDPIVVEHDEHPRATSLESLAKLKGVVRPDGTVTAGNASGVNDGACALLLASESAAKLHGLTPRARVLGMATAGVAPRIMGIGPAPATVKLLKQLGMTLDQFDVIELNEAFASQGLAVLRQLGIADDDARVNPNGGAIALGHPLGASGARLVTTAMYQLHRTGGRYALCTMCIGVGQGIAIAIERV encoded by the coding sequence ATGACCGAAGCCTTTATCTGCGACGCGATCCGCACCCCCATCGGCCGTTACGGCGGTGCCCTGAAGGACGTTCGCGCCGACAACCTCGGTGCCATCCCCCTCAAGGCGCTCATGGCGCGCAATCCGAACGTAGACTGGCGCGCGATCGATGACGTGATCTACGGCTGCGCGAATCAGGCAGGTGAAGACAACCGCAACGTCGCACGCATGGCCGCCCTGCTGGCCGAATTGCCGATCGACGTGCCGGGCGCCACGCTCAACCGTCTGTGCGGCTCGGGTATGGACGCCATCGGCAGCGCCGCGCGCGCGATCAAGGCAGGCGAAGCCGGCCTGATGATCGCGGGTGGTGTCGAGTCGATGACCCGCGCGCCGTTCGTGATGGGCAAGGCCGACAGCGCGTTTGCGCGTCAGGCCGCCATCTTCGACACGACCATCGGCTGGCGTTTCATCAACCCGCTGATGAAGGCGCAATACGGTGTGGACTCGATGCCGGAGACGGCCGAGAACGTCGCCGACGACTTCAAGATCAGCCGCGCCGATCAGGATCTGTTCGCCCTGCGCAGCCAAGAGAAGGCCGCTCGTGCGCAAGCCGACGGCACGCTGGCACAAGAAATCACGCCGGTCTCGATCGCCCAGAAGAAGGGGGATCCGATCGTTGTCGAACACGACGAGCATCCGCGCGCGACCAGCCTCGAATCGCTGGCCAAGCTCAAGGGCGTCGTACGCCCGGACGGCACCGTGACCGCCGGCAATGCCTCGGGCGTGAACGACGGCGCATGCGCCCTGCTGCTGGCCAGCGAAAGCGCCGCCAAGCTGCATGGCCTGACGCCGCGCGCTCGCGTGCTGGGGATGGCGACGGCCGGCGTGGCACCGCGCATCATGGGCATCGGCCCGGCGCCGGCGACCGTCAAGCTGCTCAAGCAACTCGGCATGACGCTCGACCAGTTCGACGTGATCGAACTGAACGAAGCCTTCGCGAGCCAAGGGCTGGCGGTGCTGCGTCAACTCGGCATTGCCGACGACGACGCCCGCGTGAACCCGAACGGCGGCGCCATTGCACTGGGCCACCCGCTCGGCGCTTCGGGTGCCCGTCTCGTGACGACCGCGATGTATCAACTGCACCGCACCGGTGGCCGCTACGCCCTGTGCACGATGTGCATCGGCGTGGGTCAGGGTATCGCCATCGCCATTGAGCGTGTCTGA
- the paaG gene encoding 2-(1,2-epoxy-1,2-dihydrophenyl)acetyl-CoA isomerase PaaG: MTATIQLTLEANVATITLNRPEKLNSFTRQMHAELREALDAAQAQGARAIVLTGAGRGFCAGQDLADLDFTPGASTDLGALIDENFNPLVRKLRAMPMPVIAAVNGIAAGAGANLALACDIVLAASSANFLQAFVKIGLLPDTGGTWFLPQRIGMARAMALAMLGDKLSAEQAAEWGLIWRCVDDDALTAEANKLATHLATQPTRALATIKEALYASATNTLDQQLDLERDGQRALGASYDYAEGVNAFLEKRAPKFEGR, encoded by the coding sequence ATGACTGCCACGATTCAACTGACGCTGGAAGCCAACGTCGCCACGATCACGCTCAACCGCCCGGAGAAGCTCAACAGCTTCACGCGGCAGATGCACGCCGAACTTCGCGAGGCCCTCGACGCCGCACAGGCACAGGGCGCACGCGCCATTGTGCTGACCGGCGCCGGACGCGGTTTCTGCGCGGGACAGGATCTGGCGGATCTCGACTTCACGCCGGGCGCCTCGACCGATTTGGGCGCGCTGATCGACGAGAACTTCAACCCGCTGGTACGCAAACTGCGCGCGATGCCGATGCCGGTGATTGCTGCCGTGAACGGCATTGCCGCGGGCGCGGGCGCCAATCTGGCGCTGGCTTGCGACATCGTGCTCGCCGCCAGTTCGGCGAACTTCCTGCAAGCGTTCGTGAAGATCGGCCTGCTGCCGGACACGGGCGGTACGTGGTTCCTGCCGCAACGTATCGGCATGGCACGGGCGATGGCGTTGGCGATGCTCGGCGACAAGCTCTCGGCCGAACAAGCTGCCGAGTGGGGCCTGATCTGGCGCTGCGTCGACGACGACGCGCTGACGGCCGAAGCCAACAAGCTCGCCACGCATCTCGCGACGCAACCGACGCGCGCGCTCGCCACCATCAAGGAAGCGCTGTATGCGTCGGCCACCAACACGCTCGATCAGCAACTCGATCTCGAGCGCGACGGCCAGCGTGCGCTGGGCGCGTCATATGACTACGCCGAAGGCGTGAACGCGTTCCTCGAAAAGCGCGCACCGAAGTTCGAAGGCCGCTGA